The genome window ttattttatttttcttgcccattTCAAAGACCTGAACTTTGATTActtgaaatgcaaagaaaaaacacataCTGAATTAAGAGTCAAAGATAATTACATTAAATCAGTTTCAAAACAACTTCTGAATTATCACCCACATTTAGTATGGCATCAGAATCAGACAACCAATGAAACACAAAACGCTGTTTTGAGAAATTATTACACCAGCTTTTgctctcatttcctttcctttcaggcaatttaatattataataaatgtaaatttctaccaaagtgaaattttttataattaattcacAGACAAAGGGGTAAGAGCTTACCTTCCCAATCCTGCAACACAATGCACTGCAACACAGCAACCTGGCTCTTCACGAAATTTGGTTTTTAGTAGGTTTAGCCAATCATCTACTATCTGATTAGGGGGTGGTGCTCCATCATCAAATGGCCAATCCTggaaagaaaatatcttttacattaaattgatattttattttcaccAAGGATAAAATCCTAATGCAGAATAGCTGTATGTACACAGGGCAGGTCCAATTGAACTAACAGTACTATACATACCTATTCTTAATAACTCAATTCTGATCATTGCTGAAAAATGATCCAAGATCAAAATTCAAGTATGGCAAATAACTTAGCTTTCTCAGTGAAGTGTAGTCAGCATCGTAtctaattttatcttatttaaatttcttatcaGAATAAGAGGCTAGTGTTCTACAAATATTTTATCTGAACATAGCAGTAATTAGACATAatagagaaaactgaaattaaagtCAAGACAAAATAAGACAGGACACACACCTGTCATTATGCTTTAAAATTCCACTCTGGCAAAGAAGTATACCAACCGGTATCTCACTGGTctctacaaatatttttgaggattATCCCCAAATAGCTTTAAGTAATGACATCTCTTCTGCAGAGAGAGAGGCTGTCTGATGAGAAATTTCTAAGTTAGCATATCTACTgtgcttaaatttttttaagaagccaagtagttaatatttttaaagctctacctaaattatatatattccatTTAACTAACACAGTGCCATATGATAGGGTCCTGAGCAAATGGAAACCTTTCTCTGAAGTactcttttctcttcttatatTCATTGATTTGGATTTCTTTTAATTAAGACCAACCCCATGTACATTCACAATACAGACAGGGGTTTATCTTCCTTGCTACCCAGCAAGAGGTCCCAAGAAACCAACACAAAGAAGCTTTGAAGAAAGAGGGGAGGGGGGATTCACATTTTACATACCCTCTCTCCTATCCAGCTTCaagaacaaaaatgcaaaaacactgcaatttttttttaaacctaagacTATTCTAATGAGATTGAGTAAGGATCCTTTAAGATACtagaaaaggacaaagaaaaaagtgacagTGCTAAATTGATTCTGCACACATTACTAGCACCACTAGAACATTTCACATAGCCCATTAGCCATGACAGCACATTATGTTTgatttgtcaattataccccaTAATTAAAGGACTATCAGTGCATCATGTATAAATGTCACTACAGAATTTAATTGTAAATAGCAGTAAAATGAGTAAGTACCTTAGTTGAGAATTTACTTCATCTGATATTCCCTAAAATGCACCTAGTTAAGAAACAATAATATGAAACATGCTTCACTTACTCATATAAGTAATTTCTATCAAAAAATCATTGAAGTATTAATTTAGAAGCATCTGAACTTCAAACTGACATAGCTGAAAAACCACCATTAGGCTTTTCCAATGTGCCTCTCGTTTGTAATAGCATTGGTCAAATTTCAGGGGTATCCTTTTATAAAGTGTTCCAAACTCTCTTCATCTAAGCAAAAGTAAATTAACAATCCACCTTAAAATCTGtctaggaaaaggaaagaaattctaaaCTTAATTCTAAATGTCCTTGTTTTTTCAAGCTTAAGTTAGACCTTTAATTTTATCTGATCACagctatttaaaacaaaacagaagcctGGATTTAAAGGTCTGGAATAAATCCCAAACCTACCATTATCTTCTACAAACTAGTTCtttggttcttttctatttcataaaGGTGTTTACCAACATTACTGACTCAAACAGACTATGGTCAGTCCACAGTTCATTTTCTCACCCTGCCATCTGTCAAAACAAACTGATTTCTCATTTACCTACTGCAGAACCTACTCACAACACAGGAAAAAGAACTTGTATTCAACCTAGTTTCAGAAGTTCAAgtttagttttcagtttttttaaacacAGGGCTATGTTTTACACATGTTTTTACTGACGCCCAGTGATTTCCAGCCAAGGAACCTTAAAATCATTTAGAAATGAGAATGCAAGCAACGTATTACCATACTATactattaatttacattttttaaaaacataattcttgactatttcatttttgtgttttcacCAAAATTCAGGTGAGAAAACTTTGTGTAAGACAAGACTGCTTTACCAACAGGACGTTTGTTTCCTTTGCATGAACTGCCTTGCCAACTACTGACCAAGCAATCAAGACTACAGAACTACCTCTCAATACAAAGTAGGAACATAACTTTATACCAGTATCTTCTTAATACTTTCTTCCTAACCATCTACTTCAAAAATCTCCAGTTCTCTTCCTACTACACTGCTTCCCCACAATCAAATCAAACAGCTTCAAGACAACTAAGACCCACAAGGTCATTTCATTGTATATTCCTACAATTTAGACAActatttaggaaagaaaaggtATGAAATTTTACCTAATCTGAGGTTCCTATTGCCAATAATTAAATAGATTTAGGAGATAAGGaggaatttaatttaaaataatccccatcactttatatttaaatgaactATGAAACTTTAATCACACATAGCCTTCTTAGAAACCTACCAAAAAGTGTCAGAAACTATTGCTGATTATTCTGAAGCAAGATGCCTTCTCCCTCTCCATTCTCTTCTCTCACCTTTTTGTCCCCTACAAATTACCCACAAAATATTAAGTAACTTGTACTTGCAAAGTGAGAGAGAACATTTACATGTGACTTAAAAGCATCTGATGgaaatttctttcagttagctTCAAACCAGTAGCCTAGAAACAAAAGCATTAATTtcctagagaaaacaaaatacaatttccattttcttgaaaTAAGTGTGCActaaattttgctttttatttttagaaaatactatgCATATGTAGACTACATGGGCATAAATGAACAAAGTTGCCAATCCAAAGggattttaaaagatgatttgaATACTGTAAAGCCCAACATAAGCTTATAAATGTAAACTACTGAGTGCCATGTTTTTCAtgtatctatgttcataaggTACAACTTGCTTGtagtgaaaaattaaaacactatAACACTCACTAGAACGTGGATTCCTTCTTTTTCAACTGGAGCTTTATCATATGTAGCATCACAAACTCGAACCAAAGTTGTCACTCCATATTTCTTTAgttcctttaaagaaaaataaatataagggaACTTGCTTTTAGAATCTGCacccaaaactttaaaaatgtactaTTATAAATTGAAACAATGAGACATCATTCTTAGACAAAGATCAAAATCATTCTCATTGTGGCAACATATATAAGGGACACTCTTGCACTCTCAAGGAGGCTTCAGTAAGATTCACCTCCTATAATAAAGGGCAATTTGGTAGCATAACACAAAAATGTTGAAAGTACACATACACTTTGACCTAGAAATGCTATTTCTGAAAATCTATActaatgaaataattaaagatataTGCAAAGATTTAGGTACCAGCAGCTTGTTCAGTAGAGGCTGCTTGGAATGGTGAAAAGCTAGAAACATTAATGGTCAAAAACAAGAGAATGGTTAAATAAAGTATGGCACATGCATGAGAATACTATGACAGctataaaaataatactgaagAGGCTAGGGGAAGATGCTATAAAATATACAGTGTGATCCTTCCTAtccatatatacaaatatacacatatgtgcaGAGAAAAACATCTAGAAGCCagttaagaattttttaattgtcttctgcttatcttctaatttttacatagtgagtagttactgctttttttaatttaaagaaaacaagtaattttgaaattaagaTTAAAAAGTGGTATTATATTAAAAGCCAACTAACACAATTATAGCCAGAAGCCTTGctcctttaaaaattttcctacAGTAATGCCTAATCCAGTGACTACCTATCTTCAAGAAGCCACCAACATCTTTTTATAGTTGCAGGACAGTGGCCTCTACTCCTTTTGGAGTATATAGCAAAGGAATTCACAGGCTAAAAATAGTATCATGTAATGCAGCCAGGCTTAAAGGTGACTGAACAAACTGAGGACACACAGGCCAGGAATCAACTTGCATACTGTGAACAAAAAGTTAAGAAGCTCAGGGAATTATAAGCAGTAACAGAGATATCCTACAAGAAATGTCCATCATTTGATTATCTAAAGAGTAGAGTTATACTTGCTAAAGGGCTTTACTTTTCACAGAATGGCTTTCTGAAACAGTCTCAGGAAAGTTGTTAGTATTACTCTGAGTTgggaattttaaagttttaaaatgcaaataaaatcacattaaaatgaaCTCCACAGTAGCCATTCACTGAAAGGTTATGGTAGAATTTTTTATGGTAAACATTTGTGTCCTTAAGCAAGCCAAAACCTCTTTTGAACTCAGTtttgccatctgtaaaatgagaggagTGAACTTAGAATCCCTAGGAGTTCATCCAGCAGAGTCTACTCCATAAACACAATAATAGAAATCACAATCAAACTGAACAACCAAGGAATTGACTACTTGTATATGATGGCTACTATTGCTAAGTAGTTCTGGGATAACTTTTCATCAACAGTAGTTAGCATATTTGAGGTAGACATGGACTTTACTGTCAGGGACAGTTCCACCACATATTGCATGGCTCTAGGCAAATTACTAAATAACTAAAtcactctgaacctcagttttctcatctgtgagagAGATGTAATAATGGTCTCTATGCCACATAAGGttattgtaagaaataaaaaatacaatgcatACAAACTGCTTATTGTAATGCTGGATATATACTAAATATTCATTAACGTTCATGATTTTTAGAATTAAAGCATGACAAAAGAACTACTAATAATGCAGAAAGGATatgagaaaagacaaagaactaGATCTCTAAGGTCACCCCAAATTTCATAAATGTTCTCTTTACCAATCATTTGAAACTAATTCAACCCAATTCAAACAAAAATTGATAGGATGACCATCCATACTCTAATCACAAAAATAAACGGCCTTGTGATAGGAGATTTCTTTACAATGGTGTTAATTTTTATTGGGATGTTACCTATAAACCAATCCAAAAACTAGACCATGCTACAGTCTTACCTCTGTGAACTTGTTGAGGGTAGCATTGGTCGGGTTGTGAGTTATCAGAAAACGCATGTTCTCATAGGAGATCTCCACAGGGGCTGGACGGTTCATTATGGCAAATTAAAAGTGTGAGCgtgcgtgtgtgagtgtgatggggaaaatggaaaagaaaatcaataaatcttGAAATGTTTCACagcagaaaacattaaaaagatcacTAAACTGCCTATTATCAATCAGTGTTTTCTCTATTCAACTTGTTTATTCTTCAAGAAGCTTCTCTCTTCAAGATAAGAAGTATTTAGAATCCACTTGAATCCAAATTCAACTTGGGCCTCGATGTCTGCAGATGGATACCTTTGTACTCCAAAAAAATCCAACTATATACAAAACTTAAGCAGCCTTTACTACATTTAGGCACTAGTGAAACAAGTTAAAAAGTGTAGATCGTTTTCCACTTTTGTTTACTTGATGCTTAATTTTACTGGAGTCATTAAAAGAAATATgcttgcaataaaaaaaaaaaagccaactatTTCTGAGGCCAGTCTGGGTGTCCAGAGTCTTCAAGGCAATGTTAATTATGGCACATAGAACCCCCAAGCTCACTTGTCAGCAAAAACGCTGTGCTGAGCCTGGCAGAAGTCTGCCCTCACACTCAGAATCGCCATAAATGTGCAACGTATATTCCAACAAAAAACCTGGAAGAAAAAAGCATAAGTAAAATGAACTGGAGGTTGATAGCATAGTAAACACAATACCCAAAGTCAAGAATAATTCTTTATGACCCCATAGACATCTGAAATGCCACCAATTCTAAATTATTGCCTTCTATAAAGAACAGGATAAAAGTGTATACCAAGAGTTTTAAAAGTTAGAAATTCCAAAGTGCTTTTAAAACTCAAGTATGTCTTTTCAAAACAGGGTTCAATAAAGTTTCTGTGCTAATAAGACTATTTCTAACAagtcatttttaaatgactgaattttaaaatccactttaagtcatttttaaatattagaagatTCTTAAGGAAATCTTTCCTCCATGACTCTTCGAAAAGTTCACAACAATCTTATTTTCCTGCTTCGATGGTTAAGTCCTTCACAGATAAACTTAGCTTAAAGTAAGTATTATCTGTAAATGAATAGAAGATATTTACCAAAACTCCACTTTGAAGATTTAATTCTTTCTATCAAAGTATATACACTGGCCCCCAATTATGATACCAGTCCATTAAGTACTTTCAAAAAATTACCTTCTTTTCCTCACAACTCTGAGTAGTTGTTACTACCTATGAGGAATGAGGAAAGAGGATCAGAAAAGTCAAGTGACTTGTCTAAGGTGAATGAGTTAGTTGAGCCCAATTCAAGCCCAAGTCTTCCATAAATCTCATTTTTTCCAATGTACGATAATGCCTGCTGACTCAAAGCATAAATCCCATCATCTCATTTCTAGTCCAGTTTACCTTTTTACTATCTCACATCACTACCCCAAGAATACCAAAACGTTTAAAGGTCAGTGATTAAAACAGCATTTTCCTGCCCAAATATTAATCCCTTTcaaaaataagacaagaaaaagaagtggcagaatttttaatattattttaggcTTGCTGCACTGAAACACAGTATTCTTTCTAGCTGGCTCAGTCACAGTATCAACATAATTATAAATTCCTCTGGAAACAGGGACAAGGTCTAAGTCCTTTCACTTGCCCCTTCCCTAAGCCaccaataaatgcttatttagaACTCTCTAAAAAGGATGATtgcaaccagacagaaaaacacATGAAAGATAATGACTAGAGAACCATTttcaggaagaaactgaaatacaGATAAGAACAAACCTAGGCCTACAAACCGTCATGCCTATTCTTCAAACCTCAAGTCTTTTTACAATATGGCATTTTATTTCATAAGTAACATATTTGTGATATAATCATGGACATAAAACTAAAACACTACTAAAATATGAAAGAtacaaaggaaattcaaaatgacATTCTAATACTTTAATACATTCAGTAACTTCAATACTTCAGCAGAATGAATTACACACCATGGTTAAAGACACAATACTccattcaaacaaaaaaaaacaaaaatatacaccACCACTCTTACTAACTTGTATTTCTAACTGTAACCCCAAAATGCAGCTACCTTAGGTTACATATTTCTTGAGTACTCCTTGGACAGTCAAGAAATTTTAAAGCTAGGAGAAACTGGAAATCAACAACTCTGATCTTTCaacgaaaaaaaaaagatgatgttTGGGATCAAGACAGTTAGTTAAATGACTTAACTAAAACAATACTAATTAGTAgcagatcaaggacaagaacccaggtctcctaactccctatttatttttctaattttgacaAGTGGAGGTACCCCCGCATTTTTCATAATCTTTTTCATGCAAGTGTaacttttcttcaaatatttgcttGGACGTTCATCTGCAACTCTATGACCTTATAATGAGGAGAGAAAAGATTATTAAAGTAACTACTCAAAGAACAATGGTTTGCATGCAGTGCAAAGGCAAAACACAAGGAAAATTTTCACCTGTTTGTACCCCTTTCGTTATCACAGCTAATATGTGTCAGTTGAGTAAAGGCACTGAACGACCTGCATTGTAGTGATGGCCAGCCTTAATAGGTTACAGTTCTAGCATTTAGTTTTCTATCTAGTCTCCAGGGTTTGTCTGCTCAGCAAACCAACAAGCTTTACCCCAATCTTATTCCTCCTGGCTCATTTTGGAAGGACCACTTCAAGAGATAAGAATAATTCATTATTAGATTTTCAATTCTTAACACCATACTGAGATCCCCAGCAAAAGAATTTCTGCCAAATGATGCAGTATATTATATCAATGTTAGCAGATACATGATAAAAGCAAGCttgtttctctcccctcccccaagagaCTACACATCAGCAGTTAAATGTTCTTGCACCTGTCAATTAAGATAAACTCATGTTAATTCCCCTCACACATATAAGAATGCAAAGCAAACTGTctgaaaaaatcataaacaacTTACCACAGCTAGGAAGTACTCAAAAGTTACAGAGCTGTCTATTCTAACATAAGCTCTGCACCTGTACAACTTACAGGACAACTTTTTTCTGAAGTTGACTATCTGGCATTAATTTTGCTCTATCTACTTAAGTAAAAAttggtatttgttttcatttaccaGGTGAGGAAGATTTACCTGGTCTACCTGACAAATAACAGCAGTCAAATTCAAATAGGCATCCAAACATTCTCTGCACCCTTTAATTGTATCTCTTATAGAAcctaacttttaaaatgttgaatttggGACACCTCCACTTCCTAGgcaaatttccatttttagtaaAAGAATATAACTTCACTGAAGGATTAGAAAGTATGGTCTGTGGCAGAGAAATCCGTTTAAATTAAGAAGAGgatgaggaaggaaaaggagaaagaatgaaaagtggGCTAGAAGAGCAAGTAAGCAGAGGCCTACCAAGGTAAGACAGTGCACTACCAGTGAAAACTAAGTCAATAACACAACAGAGACTACTCAAAACTCTGAACAGGAGTATGCTAAAGTTTAAATGCCCATTGTCAATACCGCTAACATCTACctaaatgagaataaaaaatcaaaacacatgAAATAATACAATAGCTATCTTTTATTCATGGCACATTCTTAAAATGGATAACTATGCAGAAGTCAACAACAGATCTATATGAAACGGTATGGGAAGACGGCTAAGAGACACCAGTAAATGAAAAGAGCAAGGTACATGGCAGTATGAAAAGTACATACAGAAATAACTATGAGTACCGTACCTGCTTTCATACCTATGGACTATCTGAAAGTTACAAAGAAAACTAACATTGATtgtctgggggtggaggggactagagctggaggccagaagcattattatttactttatcaTAATTTATGCTTTTgaactgttttgatttttttccatgcaTATATATTaccctaatttttttcttaattctaggATAACCCTACAATGATTTACAATTTAACTACATTCTTAACAGGGCTATAATCATGGGACTTCAAGCAGCCTCTATCCCAGGCAGGCCTGTACCTACACAATTCCAGAAGGACAGTTTTCTTCTGTGTTATTAAAGATACTAAATTATTGAGCAAAATGTAGGTCCTGCTTTAACAACTAAGTCTaagttcaaatataaatataaagaattcaaGGGCATGAGGAAGTGTTACAAAATCAGCTCCATTTAATGTAACCCAAACTTACTGGACATCCTTTTAAAATTCCTGTCAATTCACTCACATCAAGCTTTGCAGTGAgaaattacattctatttccaaattaaaatgataaacctTCTAATTTGATGGGTTATGCCAATATTcaccaaattaaaacagtacATCATAACAAATgcacaaaaaaaaatctagatttaAGAAAGTAAAATCTAAAAGCTCTAAGGTCTGAAGAACAGTAAGCATACATTTACTGTTACTTTCTTACCAGAAATTCTACAGGAAGTCAGGCAAATTTGAATCATCTTGGCCTCTACAAACAAGCAACATGAAAGCATAATACTGTATGTAAGACGAAAACCTTGCATCAACTTTTTCCTAAAACAAATTCATTTCACTTCAAAGAAACCTGTGCTGgccttaaaataagaataatctgtcaatagaaaataattcattctCATGAAGAGTTAAGACATTTTTCTTGGAATTTAGCGAGTTAAGAACAGTAATTGATTCAATTATTTAGTGGATATATACTATGTGTCACATACTCTTACAGGTGCAGCAAGAGTAGTatacaaaccaaaccaaaattcCTGTCAGGATGGATCTTATATTTAGTATGTGGAAAAAGACAGGCAAAATATGCCACTGCTAAGAGAAAAATGCAGAGTAGGGGAACCTACAGTGCCAGAAAGGAGCGGGGATTCCAACAGTAAATAAGGCTATCAGGAAAGGCCTCACTGAAAAAAGCGACATTTTATCCAAGACCTCAGGGTGTGAGCCAAATAGATATTTGAGggaacattctaggcagagggattAGCTGTTGCAAAGGTTATGAGGTGGAGCCATGTTTGGAGTGTTCAAGGAACAGCAAGAGTGCTACTGGAGAAGAGAGAGCAACAGGATGAATAGGATCAG of Manis javanica isolate MJ-LG chromosome 4, MJ_LKY, whole genome shotgun sequence contains these proteins:
- the PTP4A2 gene encoding protein tyrosine phosphatase type IVA 2; this translates as MNRPAPVEISYENMRFLITHNPTNATLNKFTEELKKYGVTTLVRVCDATYDKAPVEKEGIHVLDWPFDDGAPPPNQIVDDWLNLLKTKFREEPGCCVAVHCVAGLGRAPVLVALALIECGMKYEDAVQFIRQKRRGAFNSKQLLYLEKYRPKMRLRFRDTNGHCCVQ